A window from Macaca fascicularis isolate 582-1 chromosome 20, T2T-MFA8v1.1 encodes these proteins:
- the GNG13 gene encoding guanine nucleotide-binding protein G(I)/G(S)/G(O) subunit gamma-13: MEEWDVPQMKKEVESLKYQLAFQREMASKTIPELLKWIEDGIPKDPFLNPDLMKNNPWVEKGKCTIL; this comes from the exons ATGGAGGAGTGGGACGTGCCGCAGATGAAGAAAGAGGTGGAGAGCCTCAAGTACCAGCTGGCCTTCCAGCGGGAGATGGCATCCAAGACCATCCCTGA GCTGCTGAAGTGGATCGAGGATGGGATCCCCAAAGACCCCTTCCTGAACCCCGACCTGATGAAGAACAACCCATGGGTGGAAAAGGGCAAATGCACCATCCTGTGA